One genomic region from Streptobacillus canis encodes:
- a CDS encoding anaerobic sulfatase maturase yields MRLHKLRSINLLIKPASCNCNLRCSYCFYFDVAENRETYTYGNMSYETLENLVKNVFDCVEYQVNFLFQGGEPTMRGINYFYKLHELIDKYNVNNINTTFSLQTNATLLNKRWFDLFEKYNYLIGISLDGTKNIHDIFRIDIRHKGTFDSVLNNINKLRDRNIDFNILCVVNSEVSKNAKEIYNFFKEQDFKFLQFIPALDPLKNYDEQDYSLTAENYGKFLDEIFTLWHEDLENGHFVSIRYFENLLLILSGRNPEACDMVGHCSVNTVIEADGSVYPCDFYVIDERRLGNINTQSIPEIIFSEKATQFVKESFKIDENCKTCKYLKICRSGCKRHKDEDNVNKFCYSYKYFFGKNLDKLVDIRNKFIK; encoded by the coding sequence ATGAGATTACATAAATTAAGAAGCATAAATTTATTAATTAAACCTGCATCTTGTAATTGTAATTTAAGATGTAGCTACTGTTTTTACTTTGATGTAGCAGAGAATAGAGAAACTTATACATATGGAAATATGAGCTATGAAACATTAGAAAATTTAGTTAAAAATGTATTTGACTGTGTTGAGTACCAAGTAAACTTTTTATTCCAAGGTGGTGAGCCTACTATGAGAGGGATAAATTACTTTTACAAACTTCATGAATTAATAGATAAATATAACGTAAACAATATTAATACAACATTTTCTTTACAAACAAACGCAACATTATTAAATAAAAGATGGTTTGATTTATTTGAAAAATACAACTATTTAATAGGAATTTCACTTGATGGAACGAAAAATATTCATGATATTTTTAGAATAGATATAAGACATAAAGGGACTTTTGATTCTGTATTAAATAACATCAATAAATTAAGAGATAGAAACATCGATTTCAACATATTATGTGTTGTAAATTCAGAGGTTTCTAAAAATGCAAAAGAAATATATAATTTCTTTAAAGAACAAGATTTTAAATTTTTACAATTTATCCCTGCTCTTGATCCTTTAAAAAATTATGATGAACAAGATTATAGTTTAACTGCAGAAAATTATGGTAAATTTTTAGATGAAATATTCACTCTATGGCATGAAGATTTAGAAAATGGTCATTTTGTAAGTATTAGATACTTCGAAAACTTATTGTTAATCTTATCTGGAAGAAATCCAGAAGCCTGTGATATGGTCGGACATTGCTCTGTTAATACTGTAATTGAAGCTGATGGTTCAGTATATCCATGTGATTTTTACGTTATTGATGAAAGAAGACTTGGTAATATTAACACTCAAAGTATACCTGAAATAATATTTTCAGAAAAAGCAACACAATTTGTAAAAGAATCATTTAAAATAGATGAAAATTGTAAAACTTGTAAATATTTAAAAATTTGTAGAAGTGGATGTAAAAGACATAAAGATGAAGATAATGTCAATAAATTCTGCTACAGTTATAAATATTTCTTTGGTAAAAATCTAGATAAATTAGTAGATATTAGAAATAAATTTATAAAATAA
- a CDS encoding MATE family efflux transporter, which yields MNNLFKMNLDERRDMIINGDTVKTIMFLTIPTFMMAIVQVLIPFSDGLFLNKILGTDVGAGVSYMQPVYNMLIAISQGLSVVAMSMIGQLNGRGEYKGVKNVSLQVLVFGFILGIILMPACYYGAEFLAPTDLVIRDYAITYFALSSLIIPFQFMAAIFNAIKSATGEPEATFYRMIVLLILKILFNTIYLTVLKMGLEGAIFASLTAYFFTTVWMYYDLFIKRSKFKLDIREYKFDYPIVKEMIRLAIPTIISYTSINFGFYLINAEIEIYGADVLAGLAIASQINNICFTVPTSIGTTVTTMISMNIGVGNVEKSKEVYRKAVVIGEIVALLLLILTLSTSKYLIALYDPSANVAIKTQEALNIYTYSVFPFALFVITQSVFNALGRNIYPLIMSFLRIWVFRYLFIIVTSKYLGYYSIFYGNLFSNFLAAAIFYLIIRNSSWRSNIKYEE from the coding sequence ATGAATAATTTATTTAAAATGAATTTAGATGAAAGACGAGATATGATAATAAATGGTGATACTGTTAAAACTATCATGTTTTTAACTATACCAACTTTTATGATGGCTATAGTTCAAGTATTAATACCATTTTCAGATGGATTGTTCCTCAATAAAATTTTAGGAACTGATGTAGGTGCAGGTGTTTCATATATGCAACCTGTATATAATATGCTAATTGCAATATCACAAGGATTAAGCGTTGTTGCAATGTCAATGATAGGTCAATTAAATGGTAGAGGAGAATACAAAGGTGTAAAAAATGTTTCGTTACAGGTTTTAGTTTTTGGATTTATACTCGGAATAATTTTAATGCCTGCCTGTTATTATGGGGCTGAATTTTTAGCACCAACGGATCTAGTTATTAGAGATTATGCAATAACATATTTTGCATTAAGTTCATTAATCATACCATTTCAATTTATGGCTGCAATATTTAATGCGATTAAAAGTGCAACAGGAGAACCAGAAGCTACTTTTTATAGAATGATAGTACTATTAATTTTAAAAATATTATTTAATACTATCTATTTAACTGTATTAAAAATGGGATTAGAGGGGGCAATCTTTGCATCGCTTACAGCATATTTCTTTACTACAGTTTGGATGTATTATGATCTGTTTATAAAAAGATCAAAATTTAAATTAGATATAAGAGAATATAAATTTGATTATCCTATAGTAAAAGAGATGATAAGATTAGCAATTCCAACAATAATTTCATATACATCGATAAATTTTGGCTTTTATTTAATAAATGCTGAAATTGAAATATATGGAGCGGATGTATTAGCTGGACTTGCAATTGCATCACAAATAAATAATATTTGCTTTACAGTTCCAACTTCTATAGGTACAACGGTAACCACAATGATAAGTATGAATATAGGGGTAGGTAATGTAGAAAAATCTAAAGAAGTATATAGAAAAGCGGTAGTAATAGGAGAGATAGTAGCTCTATTATTATTAATTTTAACTTTATCTACTTCAAAATATTTAATAGCACTATATGACCCAAGTGCAAATGTAGCTATTAAGACACAAGAAGCGTTAAATATTTATACTTATTCAGTATTCCCATTTGCATTATTTGTAATAACTCAGTCTGTATTTAATGCATTAGGAAGAAATATTTATCCATTAATAATGTCGTTTTTAAGAATTTGGGTATTTAGATATTTATTTATAATTGTTACTAGTAAATATTTAGGATATTATTCAATATTCTATGGAAATCTATTTTCAAACTTTTTAGCAGCAGCTATTTTCTATTTAATAATTAGAAATAGTAGTTGGAGGAGTAATATTAAATATGAAGAATAA
- a CDS encoding SDR family NAD(P)-dependent oxidoreductase gives MKNNYVLITGASSGIGKEMAKIYAQKGHNLILVARRIEILEELKNEYSNLDIHILQKDLANIACCQEIYEYTQDKGLFVETLINNAGVGLFGDFIETDLERELSMINLNISSLISLTKLYLVNMKKENRGQILNVSSVASFMPGPKMSVYYATKAFVTSFTNALSHELKDTNIKVSILAPGATSTGFVKSSNLENSKLFDNMRVQSAETVAKYALDNLGERLIIPGVLNKLSVFSTRFVPTKIMMYFVEKIQQRKDK, from the coding sequence ATGAAGAATAACTATGTATTAATAACTGGAGCTAGCTCAGGTATAGGGAAAGAAATGGCTAAGATATATGCCCAAAAAGGACATAATTTAATTTTAGTAGCTAGAAGAATAGAAATATTAGAAGAATTAAAAAATGAATATAGCAATTTAGACATACATATTTTACAAAAAGATTTAGCAAATATTGCTTGTTGCCAAGAAATATATGAGTATACTCAAGATAAAGGTTTATTTGTAGAGACATTAATAAACAATGCTGGAGTAGGTTTGTTTGGTGATTTTATTGAAACAGATCTTGAAAGAGAATTATCAATGATAAATTTGAATATTAGTTCGTTAATTTCACTTACCAAATTATATTTAGTTAATATGAAAAAAGAAAATAGAGGACAAATATTAAATGTTTCATCTGTTGCAAGTTTTATGCCAGGTCCTAAAATGAGTGTGTATTATGCAACTAAAGCATTTGTTACATCATTTACTAATGCTTTATCACATGAATTAAAAGATACTAATATTAAAGTATCAATTTTAGCACCAGGTGCAACTAGTACTGGTTTTGTTAAAAGTTCTAATTTAGAAAATTCTAAATTATTTGATAATATGCGTGTTCAAAGTGCAGAAACAGTAGCTAAATATGCTTTGGATAATTTAGGTGAAAGATTAATAATACCAGGTGTATTAAATAAATTATCAGTATTTAGTACAAGATTTGTACCAACAAAAATAATGATGTATTTTGTTGAAAAGATTCAACAAAGAAAGGATAAATAA
- the dapB gene encoding 4-hydroxy-tetrahydrodipicolinate reductase, which translates to MKILLIGAGVMSEYLIISIKEKGYDFVGRVDIFGKGEFDSFASVDKEFDVIIDFSNHLLTKEALDFAVSKKKNILIATTGHTEEELKLIEEASRYIAVLKSTNTSFGVNALNKIVEYATKILNEFDIELVEAHHNRKLDAPSGTADTLLDVIDESLGEKRNRVYGRRNEKRQEKEIGVHSIRGGSIVGEHTVIYAKGDEIIEIKHSALSRKIFSDGAVNVAEKLVKLEKGLYNMKDII; encoded by the coding sequence ATGAAAATATTATTAATCGGTGCTGGCGTAATGTCAGAATATTTAATAATTTCTATTAAAGAAAAAGGGTATGACTTTGTAGGAAGAGTAGATATTTTTGGTAAAGGTGAATTTGATTCTTTTGCATCAGTAGATAAAGAGTTTGATGTAATAATAGATTTTTCAAATCATTTATTAACAAAAGAAGCACTTGATTTTGCAGTATCTAAAAAGAAAAATATATTAATTGCAACCACAGGTCATACAGAAGAAGAATTGAAATTAATAGAAGAAGCAAGTAGATATATTGCAGTATTGAAATCAACAAATACTTCATTTGGAGTGAATGCTTTAAATAAAATTGTTGAATATGCAACTAAAATATTAAATGAGTTTGATATTGAATTAGTTGAAGCACATCATAACAGAAAATTAGACGCACCAAGTGGGACTGCTGATACATTATTAGATGTAATAGATGAAAGTCTTGGAGAAAAAAGAAATAGAGTTTATGGCAGAAGAAATGAAAAAAGACAAGAAAAAGAAATTGGAGTTCATTCAATTAGAGGTGGATCTATAGTAGGAGAACATACGGTAATATATGCTAAAGGTGATGAAATAATAGAGATTAAACATAGTGCATTATCTAGAAAAATATTTTCAGATGGAGCAGTAAATGTTGCAGAAAAATTAGTTAAACTTGAAAAGGGTTTATATAATATGAAAGATATAATTTAA
- a CDS encoding FAD-dependent oxidoreductase codes for MRIIVIGGGAAGMMFSTQYKKMNPNNEVILFEKTPYVSWAGCPSPYYIANELPLKKVTGSPAQAFIDKGIDVRINTAVTEVNYKEKYVIANNEKISYDKLVLAVGAKSTLNIKKDKYFSLSHATDAIEIKSFIEQNKPKNALILGLGFIGLEMVEAFLLNNINVTVVEKANDIFNMLPQEYREILKNTIRERNVKLILGDGVKEFNEDNVILESNTKLDFDMLIISTGITTKTEILGEKLELLNGKIVVDDNFKTNLDDVYALGDAVLNKNIITGDYTYAPFGDVANKHGMMLAKLLSGKKSEFIGVTNTYATSFFDLKIAGTGLSEAAAIEKGYNIGKVSMEVLTKNSGFKDSIPGSAEIIYDKDNNIVLGATMIGPEAIAQFIDQIAIVIRFKIKIEDLISIDFAYSPTNASVWNPLLVLYRKVIK; via the coding sequence ATGAGAATAATAGTGATTGGTGGAGGAGCAGCAGGAATGATGTTTTCTACACAATATAAAAAGATGAACCCAAATAATGAAGTAATATTATTTGAAAAAACTCCCTATGTTTCATGGGCAGGATGTCCATCTCCATATTACATAGCAAATGAATTACCTTTAAAAAAAGTTACAGGTTCACCTGCACAAGCTTTTATAGATAAAGGAATAGACGTAAGAATTAACACAGCAGTAACTGAAGTAAATTATAAAGAAAAATATGTAATAGCAAATAATGAAAAAATATCTTATGATAAACTAGTTTTAGCAGTAGGGGCAAAATCAACATTAAATATCAAGAAAGATAAATACTTTAGTCTTTCTCATGCAACTGATGCTATAGAAATAAAATCATTTATAGAGCAAAATAAGCCTAAAAATGCATTAATCCTTGGATTAGGATTCATAGGTCTTGAAATGGTTGAAGCTTTTCTTTTAAATAATATTAATGTAACTGTTGTAGAAAAAGCAAATGATATATTTAATATGTTACCTCAAGAATATAGGGAAATATTAAAAAATACGATAAGAGAAAGAAATGTTAAATTAATTTTAGGTGATGGTGTAAAAGAATTTAATGAAGATAATGTAATTTTAGAAAGTAATACAAAACTTGACTTTGATATGTTAATAATTTCAACTGGAATTACTACAAAAACAGAAATTCTAGGTGAAAAATTAGAATTATTAAACGGAAAAATAGTTGTGGATGATAACTTTAAAACAAATTTAGATGATGTATATGCTCTTGGAGATGCCGTACTAAACAAAAATATAATTACTGGAGATTATACTTATGCTCCATTTGGAGATGTAGCTAATAAACACGGTATGATGCTTGCTAAATTACTTTCTGGAAAAAAATCTGAATTTATAGGTGTTACAAACACATATGCAACATCATTCTTTGATTTAAAAATTGCTGGTACTGGTTTAAGTGAAGCAGCTGCAATTGAAAAAGGATATAACATTGGAAAAGTAAGCATGGAAGTTTTAACTAAAAATTCAGGATTCAAAGATTCTATTCCTGGAAGTGCTGAAATTATTTATGACAAAGATAATAACATAGTTTTAGGTGCTACTATGATAGGTCCAGAAGCTATAGCTCAATTTATAGATCAAATTGCAATAGTAATAAGATTTAAAATTAAAATAGAAGATTTAATATCTATAGACTTTGCATATTCACCAACTAATGCAAGTGTATGGAACCCATTATTAGTACTTTACAGAAAAGTTATAAAATAA
- a CDS encoding toxin-antitoxin system YwqK family antitoxin produces MQLANDETSIFTLKNGMFEKNKWIFNDNPQLDTPVLLSIEHFIDNHHVGEQVFFHENGKIMLMEYYREHMVALPEKSAWFDYDENGNLISERNFRKNKKDGKHITYNENGMIIKDISYREGKLFGPSIYHREDGTKLVIDYEFGFKVGERIE; encoded by the coding sequence ATGCAACTTGCAAATGATGAAACTTCAATATTTACATTAAAAAATGGAATGTTTGAAAAAAATAAATGGATATTTAATGATAATCCTCAACTTGATACACCTGTTCTATTATCTATTGAACACTTTATAGATAATCATCATGTTGGAGAACAAGTATTTTTCCATGAAAACGGTAAAATTATGTTAATGGAATATTATAGAGAACATATGGTGGCATTACCTGAAAAATCAGCTTGGTTTGATTATGATGAAAATGGAAACTTAATTTCTGAAAGAAACTTTAGAAAAAATAAAAAAGATGGTAAACATATTACATATAACGAAAATGGTATGATAATTAAAGATATTTCATATAGAGAAGGAAAACTATTTGGTCCTTCAATTTATCATAGAGAAGACGGAACTAAACTAGTAATAGATTATGAATTTGGATTTAAAGTAGGAGAAAGAATAGAATAA
- a CDS encoding aspartate kinase, with amino-acid sequence MDRKIVVHKYGGSSVATTEKIMNIAKHLIEVKKSGKDLVVVVSAMGKTTDGLIKLAKEISNDPDKRELDRLMSTGEQQTIALLSIALIEMGQKAISLTGEQAGIKTLGLHTKNTIDSINNEIILKNLDEGKIVIIAGFQGINENGDITTLGRGGSDTSAVALACSLNAECRIYTDVDGIYTIDPRVYEKSKKIQYISYEEMMELAYLGAGVMEPRAVELGFKYGTEIYVGKTLGEDNGSIITFKEKIMEKKEIRGISINKNIVMVTIDGIPTYARNLYPIFKKASEYGVIIDMISQNDVIAEKGSIAFTSPRTDEESLRKMFKDLELNYDILINSNVVKVSLVGIGLATSINTISKIFEVLSENNISFHQISTSEITISIVVEESIAENVARLLAEKFDL; translated from the coding sequence ATGGATAGAAAAATTGTAGTACATAAATATGGTGGAAGTTCAGTTGCCACTACTGAAAAAATTATGAATATTGCCAAACATTTAATAGAAGTGAAAAAGAGTGGAAAAGACTTAGTTGTAGTAGTTTCAGCTATGGGTAAAACTACTGATGGTTTAATTAAACTTGCTAAGGAAATTTCAAATGATCCAGATAAAAGAGAATTAGATAGATTAATGTCAACAGGGGAGCAACAAACTATAGCTTTACTATCTATAGCTTTAATTGAAATGGGGCAAAAAGCTATATCTTTAACGGGAGAACAAGCTGGGATAAAGACTTTAGGATTACATACTAAAAATACTATAGACAGTATTAATAATGAAATAATATTAAAAAATCTTGATGAAGGTAAAATAGTAATTATTGCTGGATTCCAAGGAATTAATGAAAATGGAGATATTACAACACTTGGAAGAGGAGGATCTGATACTTCTGCAGTTGCTTTAGCATGCTCATTAAATGCGGAATGCAGAATATATACAGATGTTGATGGAATATATACTATAGATCCTAGGGTTTATGAAAAATCAAAAAAAATACAATATATTTCTTATGAGGAAATGATGGAACTTGCATATTTAGGAGCAGGAGTAATGGAACCAAGAGCTGTAGAGCTTGGTTTTAAATATGGAACTGAAATATATGTTGGAAAAACTTTAGGTGAAGATAATGGATCAATAATTACATTTAAGGAGAAAATTATGGAAAAGAAAGAAATTAGAGGGATTTCTATAAATAAAAATATAGTAATGGTAACTATAGATGGTATACCTACATATGCTAGAAATCTTTACCCTATATTCAAAAAAGCATCTGAATATGGTGTAATAATAGATATGATAAGTCAAAATGACGTAATAGCAGAAAAAGGAAGTATAGCATTTACATCACCTAGAACTGATGAAGAATCACTTAGAAAAATGTTTAAAGATTTAGAATTAAATTATGATATTTTAATTAATTCTAATGTTGTAAAAGTATCACTAGTAGGTATAGGACTTGCTACTTCAATCAATACTATATCTAAAATATTTGAAGTGTTATCAGAAAACAATATTAGTTTCCATCAAATCTCTACTTCTGAAATTACTATTTCAATAGTAGTAGAAGAAAGTATAGCAGAAAATGTAGCAAGATTACTTGCTGAAAAATTTGATTTATAG
- the dapA gene encoding 4-hydroxy-tetrahydrodipicolinate synthase — translation MKYSKSYVALVTPFDKDLKVDVEKIRELVRFHIDNMTTGIVVCGTTGEAATMSEEEYVLAIKTVVEEANGKIQVIAGAGANSTEKAVYLTKLCKDLGVDAVLSVTPYYNKPTQRAIINHYKKVAEVGLDVILYNVPSRTGVNMEVETTVELSKVKNIVGIKEATGNIDQMIEIINRVDKDFAVISGEDNFMLPMQAIGSCGVISVTANAMPKEVAMQFELEGEERFKLHQFMYDIHKSMFIEGNPVTIKASMNVLGLLENDGVREPLLVATEETKERLRKLFIQKGLI, via the coding sequence ATGAAATATTCAAAGAGCTATGTTGCTTTAGTAACACCATTTGATAAAGACTTAAAAGTAGATGTTGAAAAAATTAGAGAATTAGTAAGATTTCATATAGATAATATGACAACAGGTATAGTTGTTTGTGGTACTACAGGTGAAGCTGCAACTATGAGTGAAGAAGAGTACGTACTAGCAATAAAAACAGTAGTAGAAGAAGCTAATGGTAAAATACAAGTTATTGCTGGGGCAGGGGCTAATTCAACAGAAAAAGCAGTATATTTAACAAAATTATGTAAAGATTTAGGTGTAGATGCTGTATTATCTGTAACACCTTATTACAATAAACCAACACAAAGAGCTATAATTAATCATTATAAAAAAGTAGCAGAGGTTGGATTAGATGTAATATTATATAATGTTCCTTCAAGAACTGGTGTTAATATGGAAGTTGAAACAACTGTAGAATTATCAAAAGTTAAAAATATAGTAGGAATTAAGGAAGCAACAGGGAATATTGATCAAATGATAGAAATAATAAATAGAGTAGATAAAGATTTTGCGGTCATATCTGGAGAAGATAACTTTATGTTACCTATGCAAGCTATAGGTTCATGTGGTGTAATATCTGTTACTGCAAATGCAATGCCTAAAGAAGTAGCAATGCAATTTGAACTTGAAGGTGAAGAAAGATTTAAACTTCACCAATTTATGTATGATATTCATAAATCTATGTTTATTGAAGGTAACCCAGTAACTATTAAAGCATCAATGAATGTATTAGGTTTACTTGAAAATGATGGAGTTAGAGAGCCACTTTTAGTAGCAACTGAGGAGACTAAAGAAAGATTAAGAAAATTATTCATTCAAAAAGGATTGATATAA
- the dapF gene encoding diaminopimelate epimerase, producing MEFEKYSGLGNDFIITQEDLSKEDVMKYCRRRMSIGADGVIVLKKKDENFYMHFYNADGSLASMCGNGIRCYTHYLYNHGLVSKDDEVLIDTLSGIKKIRIIKAQENDFWVSVDMNKAINTTEIKTINALDKSFEYVYTFTGTDHVVIYVDKEELNEEFVTKYGKNIEQNKEVFPKGTNVNFVYVKSSEEVEIMTFERGAGLTLACGTGASAVGYISNLLGKTGTKIKAKLLGGPLEIELKNDTIYMNGPSEMIYKGSVK from the coding sequence ATGGAATTTGAAAAATATAGTGGACTTGGTAATGATTTTATTATTACCCAAGAAGATTTAAGTAAAGAAGATGTAATGAAATATTGTAGAAGAAGAATGTCTATAGGTGCAGATGGAGTAATAGTATTAAAGAAAAAAGATGAAAACTTTTATATGCATTTCTATAACGCAGATGGGAGTTTAGCTTCTATGTGTGGAAATGGTATTAGATGTTATACTCATTATTTGTACAATCATGGTTTAGTTTCTAAAGATGATGAAGTACTTATAGATACATTGTCTGGTATAAAGAAAATAAGAATTATTAAAGCACAAGAAAATGATTTTTGGGTTTCAGTTGACATGAATAAGGCTATTAATACAACAGAAATCAAAACTATAAATGCATTAGATAAATCTTTTGAATATGTTTATACTTTTACAGGTACAGATCATGTTGTCATTTATGTAGATAAAGAGGAATTAAACGAAGAATTTGTAACAAAATATGGTAAGAATATTGAACAAAATAAAGAAGTTTTTCCGAAAGGAACTAATGTAAATTTTGTATATGTAAAAAGTTCAGAGGAAGTTGAAATTATGACATTTGAAAGAGGAGCAGGACTAACTCTTGCATGTGGAACTGGAGCAAGTGCGGTAGGGTATATATCTAATCTATTAGGTAAAACAGGCACTAAAATAAAAGCAAAACTATTAGGAGGGCCTTTAGAAATAGAACTTAAAAATGATACTATATATATGAATGGTCCAAGTGAAATGATATATAAAGGAAGTGTTAAATAA
- the asd gene encoding aspartate-semialdehyde dehydrogenase: MKNVAIVGATGLVGTTFLKVMEERNIKFNKLYLYASSRSAGKKINFMGKEYEIIELKEENIKEDIDFALFSAGGSTSTEFAPKFAEKGAIVIDNSSAWRMDEEVPLIVPEANIEDAKETKKGIIANPNCSTIQVIPVLKVLSDYFGLKRVIYSTYQSVSGAGVKGLEDLEKNLRGEESTNFPSQIAFNLIPHIDSFLDNGYTKEEMKMVNETRKILHLPDLKVSATCVRVPVRYSHSVSMNVELKSEFDLEKVKELLANANGVVLVDDVKNGIYPMPLMTEGKDEVFVGRIRRDDTVDNGLNLWVVADNIRKGAATNAVQILELLLDK; encoded by the coding sequence ATGAAAAATGTTGCTATAGTCGGTGCTACAGGTCTTGTAGGTACAACTTTTTTAAAAGTAATGGAAGAAAGAAATATTAAATTTAATAAACTATATCTATATGCTTCAAGTAGAAGTGCAGGTAAAAAAATTAATTTCATGGGAAAAGAATATGAAATTATTGAATTAAAAGAAGAAAATATAAAAGAAGATATAGATTTTGCCTTATTTTCAGCAGGGGGATCAACTTCTACAGAATTTGCTCCTAAATTTGCAGAAAAAGGTGCAATAGTAATTGATAATTCTAGTGCTTGGCGTATGGATGAGGAAGTACCATTAATTGTACCAGAAGCGAATATTGAAGATGCAAAAGAAACAAAAAAAGGGATAATTGCTAATCCAAATTGTTCAACTATACAAGTAATACCTGTATTGAAAGTGTTATCAGATTATTTTGGTTTAAAGAGAGTAATATATTCAACATATCAATCAGTTTCTGGAGCTGGTGTAAAAGGATTAGAAGATTTAGAAAAGAATTTAAGAGGGGAAGAGTCAACTAATTTCCCAAGTCAAATTGCATTTAATTTAATACCACATATAGACAGTTTCTTAGATAATGGATATACAAAAGAAGAAATGAAAATGGTCAATGAGACAAGAAAAATATTACATTTACCAGATTTAAAAGTTAGTGCAACTTGTGTTAGAGTACCAGTGAGATATTCACATTCTGTGTCAATGAATGTTGAATTAAAGAGTGAGTTTGATTTAGAAAAAGTAAAAGAATTATTAGCAAATGCAAATGGAGTAGTTTTAGTTGATGATGTTAAGAATGGAATTTATCCTATGCCGTTAATGACAGAAGGTAAAGATGAAGTATTTGTTGGAAGAATAAGAAGAGATGATACTGTAGATAACGGATTAAATCTATGGGTAGTTGCAGATAATATCAGAAAAGGTGCCGCAACTAATGCAGTACAAATCTTAGAATTATTGTTAGACAAATAA
- the efp gene encoding elongation factor P, with amino-acid sequence MKAAMELRQGNVYVKENIPYLILKADRHQSTSGKKARAAEMKFKIKDLISGKVQEITVLSTEMMNDIILDRAQMQYLYQMDGEYFFMNQETFEQMTLTEDDLGDATDFLVDEMVIQVLLYEERAVGVELPNTVVREITYTEPGLKGDTIGRATKPATIETGYQLQVPLFCNIGDKIRIDTRTGEYMERAN; translated from the coding sequence ATGAAAGCAGCAATGGAATTAAGACAAGGTAATGTATATGTTAAAGAAAATATACCTTATTTAATTTTAAAAGCAGACAGACACCAATCAACTTCTGGGAAAAAAGCTAGGGCAGCTGAAATGAAGTTCAAAATAAAAGATTTAATAAGTGGAAAAGTACAAGAAATAACAGTATTATCTACAGAAATGATGAATGACATCATTTTAGATAGAGCACAAATGCAATATCTATATCAAATGGATGGAGAATATTTCTTCATGAATCAAGAAACTTTTGAACAAATGACATTAACAGAAGATGATTTAGGAGATGCAACTGATTTCTTAGTAGATGAAATGGTTATACAAGTTTTATTATATGAAGAAAGAGCGGTTGGTGTTGAATTACCAAATACTGTTGTAAGAGAAATTACATATACAGAACCTGGATTAAAAGGAGATACTATAGGTAGAGCAACTAAACCTGCAACTATAGAAACAGGTTACCAATTACAAGTACCTTTATTCTGTAATATAGGAGATAAAATCAGAATAGATACTCGTACTGGTGAATACATGGAAAGAGCAAACTAA